The Gammaproteobacteria bacterium genomic interval GTGTCCGAAATCTGACGGGGCCACCAAGGATTCCCCATCTCGGTCCAGCTATCCATATAAGAGTATATTGTTATACTTATTTAACGTTTAATCGTTTAATCTAGGTTTCCCGGGCCGATCGTTTTGCCAGACGCTTCAGGCTCCGGGACAGATCGCGGTCGCTTACGATCCTGGCTGCTGACGCCAGGGCCGCCACCCCCTTGCCGGGCGCAACAGGTCGTCTTGTCGGAGACTTGTATGTTTCCGGCATCGGAGAGACCCTGACTTGAACCTTTAATGGTACAGTCTTGAAACGGTCAGCGAGGTGGCTTCTGAGACCATCCAGAATTACCTGCTGGTGAAAGCGAACAAGGGTTGCGATGACGCCGGTTTCGGCGATGACAATGAGCACCCCGTGGTGGATGCCGGCGCAACGACACCGCTCTCGAGCCTGGGGTGGCAAGAGTCGCCACATGGCGTGGTCGAGTTCCCCGAGTATCGCGGCGCGTCGCCGGATGTCGGGATCTAGGAAGTCACCGGCGCAACGCATGATATCTATTGACTCGGTCTCGTGACGTTTGTGTTCCATAGTTAGCCATATACAAGATACGAATGGAATGAACTTAGTGATCTCGCCCGGGCAGATCGAAAAATCCCATCGCATCCGCTGGCGCCGCTTTCTTTCGCTCGGCCTGCTTCTCGTCGTCCCGGCGCTCGTGCTTGGCGGCTACGGTTTCTACGAGGGCTTCAACCGGGGTCAGCAGTCCGTCGTCAGCCAGTGGCGCGAGGATATCGTGCTGCAGGAGCTGCGTATTCAGAGCGCCCGCGACGAGGCCCAGGCGCGGTTGAACGTACTTGGCCAGGAGATGGGCCGACTCCAGGCGCAGGTGAATCGTATCGATGCCCTCGGTACGCGGCTCGTCATGATGGCGAGCCTCGACAAGGGCGAATTCGATTTCAGCTCGGTTCCAGGGGTAGGCGGGGCCGACGAGATGGGCGAGCAGGGCGATTCGGTCACCGGTGACATCGCAGTGGCAATGTCAACGATGCAGAAGCAGCTCGATGGCAGGCAGGACCAGCTACGGGTCCTGGACGATTTGCTGCTTTCACGGGAACTGAGCAGGGAGATTCTCCCTTCGGGCAGCCCGATCAGGAGCGGCTGGTTGTCATCGGGCTATGGCCGGCGCAACGACCCGTTCACCGGAAAGAAGACGTTTCACAAGGGGTTGGATTTCGCCGGCAAGCAGGGTTCGGACGTCATCGCGGTGGCCGGGGGCGTGGTCTCCATTGCGGAGAAACGCGGCGACTACGGATACCTGATAGAGATCGACCACGGCGGACGCTACGCGACCCGTTATGGACACAACGACAAGCTCTACGTTTCGGTGGGTGAAGCGGTGCACAAGGGGCAGGTGATCGCCGCCATTGGCAGCAGCGGCCGGTCGACGGGACCCCACGTGCATTTCGAGGTGTGGAAAGACGGGAAACGGGTCAACCCGGGGAGGTTCGTCCAAGCCTCGCGGTGAGTCATTCCCGATTCCGGGCATCGCCCGACCCTGGCTGCCCTGATGTCGCCATGCGGGCACCGGGTGCCATTTCACAACCCGGTGCCCGTTGTTCCGGAATCCGTGATCTCCGTCTTCGGTGCCCGAGGCTCGAGACCGGTTTGTCCGGTAGGTCATATCCGGCCACTCGGTGCGTGCGATCTGCACCTTTTCCGTAGTTTCCCGACCCGCACAAATTCGCTCTGGCATGGGGCGAATACGCTATTATTATTGCCCCCCTTCCTCTTTCCTTTACCGTAGACATCGATGGTAAGCACCGTTTTCAGCAAAATATTCGGCAGTCGCAACGAACGACTGGTCAAGGGCTATCAAAAGCAGGTCTCCCGCATCAACGAGCTGGAGCAGGAAACGCAGGCCCTGTCGGACGAAGCGCTGAACGGTCGCACCGCGGAGTTTCGCGAACGACTGCGTTCGGGCGTGTCCCTGGACACCATCCTTCCCGAGGCCTTCGCCGTCGTGAGGGAGGCGGGGCGGCGTGTTCTGGGGATGCGCCACTTCGACGTGCAGATGATCGGCGGTATGGTGTTGAACGACGGCAAGATCGCCGAGATGCGTACGGGCGAAGGAAAGACGCTGGTCGCCACACTGGCTGTCTATCTCAATGCCCTCGAGGCCAAGGGATCGCACGTCGTTACGGTCAACGACTATCTGGCCCGGCGCGACGCTGTATGGATGGGCGGGCTCTATGATTTCCTGGGTCTGTCGATCGGTGTCATCAACTCGTCGTCCGGCGGTGGCCCCGACAGTTCCTCGTATCTTTTTGACGCCGCTCATGCGGAATCCGCGGGCGGGTACCGAAATCTGCGGCCGGTGACGCGCCGCGAGGCCTATGCCGCGGATATCACCTATGGGACCAACAATGAATTCGGATTCGACTACCTGAGAGACAACATGGCGTTCAACGCCGAAGGCCGGGTCCAGAGAGGCCTAAACTTCGCAGTCGTCGACGAGGTGGATTCGATCCTGATCGACGAGGCACGAACTCCCTTGATCATCTCAGGGCCTTCCAGCGAGAGTTCCGAGCTCTATACCAAGGTCAACACGCTGATACCCAGCCTGGAGCGCCAGCTTGAGGAAGATGGCCCCGGGGACTTTTCCGTGGACGAGAAGGCCAAGCAGGCGTACCTCACCGAGGAAGGACACCAGCACGTCGAGGACCTGTTGAGCGAATCGGGCATGCTCGCCGAGGGAGACAGTCTCTACGACGTGACGAACATCGGTCTGATGCACCATCTCAACGCCGCGATCCGGGCGCACGCCCTGTTCCAGAAGGACGTCGACTACATCGTGCGCAACGCAGAGATCGTCATCGTCGACGAATTTACCGGCCGCACCATGTCGGGACGGCGTTGGTCGGACGGACTGCATCAGGCGATCGAGGCCAAAGAGGGAGTGCCGGTGCAGCAGGAGAATCAGACCCTCGCGTCGATCACCTTCCAGAACTATTTTCGTCTCTACGACAAGTTGTCCGGGATGACCGGTACCGCGGACACCGAGGCCTTCGAATTCCAGCAGATCTATGGCCTGGAGGTCGTCGTAATTCCCACCAACATGCCGATGATTCGCAACGACATGGGGGATCTGATCTACCTCACCATGAAGGAGAAGTACGACGCGATCATCGACGACATCAAGGATTGTATGTCACGGGGGCAGCCGGTCCTGGTGGGTACGGCCTCCATCGAGGCCTCCGAGTACCTTTCCGGCCTGATGAACAAACAGAAGATCGCGCATCAGGTGCTGAACGCGAAGTTCCACGAAAAGGAGGCGCATATCATCGCCAACGCCGGGCGTCCCGGCACGGGGACGATCGCGACCAACATGGCGGGCCGTGGAACCGATATCGTGCTCGGCGGCAGCCTTGACGCAGAACTGGCTGCTCTGGAGACCGATGGGAGTGGCGATGAAGCGTCCGCCCGGGAGAACTGGAAGGCGCGCCACCGCAAGGTGGTGGAGGCGGGGGGGTTGCACATCATCGGCACCGAACGTCACGAGTCCCGCCGCATCGACAATCAGTTGCGGGGACGTTCAGGGCGTCAGGGCGACCCGGGTTCGAGCCGCTTCTATCTGTCTCTGGAAGACAATCTCATGCGCATCTTTGCCTCGGACCGCGTCAAGGGCCTGATGCAGAAGCTGGGCATGCAGGAAGGCGAGTCCATCGAACACCCGTGGGTGACGAAGGCCATCGAGAACGCACAACGAAAGGTCGAGGCGCACAACTTCGACATCCGCAAGCACCTGCTGGAATATGACGATGTGGCGAACGACCAGCGCAAGGTGATCTATCAACAGCGCGCCGAACTGATGGAGTCCGAAGACATTGCGGAGAACGTCCAGGCGATCCTGCACGATGTCGTGGACAACGTCATCAGCGCCCATGTCCCACCCGGCAGTCTGGATGAACAATGGGACGTGCCCGGCCTCACGGAGTCGCTGAAAAACGAGTTCGGTACGCAGTTCGATCTGCCGGCCTGGCTGGACGAGGACCCGGACCTGCACGAGGAGACGCTGCGCGACAGGATTCAGGACGAGATCCGAGAGGTCATCAAGGCGAAGGAGCAGGTGATTGGCAGCGAGATGATGCGGCGTTTCGAGAAAGACGTCATGCTGCAGATCCTCGACCATACCTGGAAGGAGCATCTCGCCGCGATGGATTACCTGCGACAGGGGATCGGGCTGCGGGGCTACGCGCAAAAGAATCCCAAGCAGGAATACAAGCGAGAAGCCTTCGAGATGTTTCAGCAGATGCTGGAGCGAATCAAGCACGACGTCGTCTCGGTAGTGACCCGCTTTCAGGTCCAGTCGGAGCAGGAACTGGCGGCGATGGAGGCTGAGCGGCAGAAGCAGCAGATGCAGTTCAAGCACGAGGAGGTGGCCAGTGCGCTGTCGACCGACGAGCAGGCCGCAGGCGCAGAAGAAAAGGAGCAGCCGTTTCGGCGTGAAGGACGGAAAATCGGGCGAAACGAACCTTGCCCCTGCGGTTCAGGGAAGAAGTACAAGCAGTGCCACGGAAAGCTGGCCTGAATCCCGCACCGCTCCCAGAGGGTCTCGCTTCGTACCCATGTTTCCCTGAGCCACCTTCCGTTCGTCAAGTGCCATGCCCGTTGGACTCACCCCCCCAAAAGCCCTGTTGCCGGTTCCGGGGGTACGGCTTGCCAGTGCCGCCGCAGGGATCCGATACCTCGGCCGAGACGATCTCGTCCTCATGGAGCTGGCAAAGGGAGCCCGAACCGCAGCGGTGTTTACCCGCAACGCGTTTCGGGCCGCCCCCGTGGTCGTTGCCGGGGAGCACCTTGGCACGCTGGCGCCGCGTTATCTTCTCATCAACGCGGGAAACGCCAATGCGGGTACCGGTCAGGCCGGCCTGACCGATGCCCGCGCATCGTGCCGCGCGCTCGCCGAGGTTGCCGGATGCGATCCCGACGAAGTCCTGCCGTTTTCGACCGGCGTCATCGGAGAGCGTCTGGCGCTGGATCGGCTGACCGCCCCCCTGGGGGCGATGGTGTCCAGTCTGAGTGCCGACGGTTGGAAAGATGCCGCCCAGGCCATCATGACCACGGACACGGTCCCGAAGGCGGTATCGAGGCGCCTCCAGCTCGGGGGAGTCCCCGTCACGGTCACCGGGATTGCCAAGGGCGCCGGCATGATCCATCCGGACATGGCCACCATGCTGGCCTTCGTCGCGACCGATGCGTCGATTCCCCAGGCACAGCTTCAGACCCTTTTGTCCTCCCAGGTCGAGCGCAGTTTCAATGCGATCACCGTGGACGGGGATACCTCGACCAACGATGCCTGCGTGCTGGTCGCCACGGGAATGTCCGGCGTTGAGGCGACCGAGTCCTCGAGCGACTATGCGACGTTCCACGCAGGCCTTCAAGGTGTGATGATCGAGCTTGCGCAGGCCATCGTCCGCGATGCGGAGGGTGCGACGCGCTTCGTCGCCATCAGGGTCGAGGGGGCCCGCGACCGGAACGAGGCCAGGACAGCGGCGTTTACCATCGCCCATTCGCCACTGGTCAAGACGGCGTTTTTCGCGGGCGATCCCAACTGGGGAAGGATCCTCGCGGCACTGGGGCGGACCGGGATCGAGTCGTTCGACATCGGCAGGGTTGGGATCTTTCTCGACGAGGTGGAGGTCGTGCGGGCCGGTGGGGTGTCACCGGGATATCGCGAGGAAAACGGCGCGCGCGTCATGTCGGGGGAGGAATTCACCGTGACCGTGGTGCTCGGGCGCGGCGAGGCCGCGACCGTCGTCTGGACCTCCGACCTGTCGCACGAATACGTGCGCATCAATGCCGAATACCGTAGCTGACGGCGATTGAACGAACCACGAGTCCCGTGAACGTCTCGAATCTGCCATGCCACGCCGAGTGGTAGCAGGCGGCCATCTACGCGTGGTCGCTGCTGCCGTGAGCGACGATTCGGGCAGGCTGCTGATTGCCAGGCGACCCGCCGATACCCATCAGGGAGGCAAGTGGGAGTTTCCCGGTGGAAAGGTCGAGGCGGGAGAGGCGCCCCTCGATGCGCTGGCGCGGGAACTCCACGAGGAACTGGGTATCCGCGCCCGGACCTTCGATCCCCTGATTACCGTTCTTCACGACTATCCCGACCAGCGAGTCAGGCTCGAGGTCTGGCGCGTAGTATCGTTCGACGGGGTCGCCACCGGCCTCGAGGGACAGGAGGTCCGCTGGGTGAGGACGAAAGACTTGCGCGCATACGAGTTTCCCGATGCAAATCTTCCGGTTCTCGCCGCCCTGGAACTGCCCGACCGCTACCTGATCACCCCGGACCCGGAAGGGGACACCGACGAATTCCTTCGCAGGCTGGAGCGCGCCCTGGGTCGGGGTGTGTCACTGGTCCAGTTTCGGGCCACGAACCGCGAACAGGTCGAGTACGAGGCGCTTGCCGTCGAGGTGGTGGAGATCTGCCGGTCCGCGAATGCGCGTCTGTTACTCAATGCGAGTCCGGCGCGGGCGCGGGCGCTGGGGGCGGATGGGGTACACCTGAACGCGCGGCGCCTGCAGCAGTATCGCACGCGGCCATTGCCCAGGGACATGATCGTCGGGACATCGTGTCACGATACGGCCGAACTGCGGTTGGCGGCTTCGTGCGACGCGGATTTCGCCGTCCTGTCTCCTGTCAGGGCGACGCCGTCGCACCCGGGCGCAAGATCGCTGGGG includes:
- the argJ gene encoding bifunctional glutamate N-acetyltransferase/amino-acid acetyltransferase ArgJ, which encodes MPVGLTPPKALLPVPGVRLASAAAGIRYLGRDDLVLMELAKGARTAAVFTRNAFRAAPVVVAGEHLGTLAPRYLLINAGNANAGTGQAGLTDARASCRALAEVAGCDPDEVLPFSTGVIGERLALDRLTAPLGAMVSSLSADGWKDAAQAIMTTDTVPKAVSRRLQLGGVPVTVTGIAKGAGMIHPDMATMLAFVATDASIPQAQLQTLLSSQVERSFNAITVDGDTSTNDACVLVATGMSGVEATESSSDYATFHAGLQGVMIELAQAIVRDAEGATRFVAIRVEGARDRNEARTAAFTIAHSPLVKTAFFAGDPNWGRILAALGRTGIESFDIGRVGIFLDEVEVVRAGGVSPGYREENGARVMSGEEFTVTVVLGRGEAATVVWTSDLSHEYVRINAEYRS
- a CDS encoding DciA family protein — translated: MRCAGDFLDPDIRRRAAILGELDHAMWRLLPPQARERCRCAGIHHGVLIVIAETGVIATLVRFHQQVILDGLRSHLADRFKTVPLKVQVRVSPMPETYKSPTRRPVAPGKGVAALASAARIVSDRDLSRSLKRLAKRSARET
- a CDS encoding M23 family metallopeptidase, whose amino-acid sequence is MNLVISPGQIEKSHRIRWRRFLSLGLLLVVPALVLGGYGFYEGFNRGQQSVVSQWREDIVLQELRIQSARDEAQARLNVLGQEMGRLQAQVNRIDALGTRLVMMASLDKGEFDFSSVPGVGGADEMGEQGDSVTGDIAVAMSTMQKQLDGRQDQLRVLDDLLLSRELSREILPSGSPIRSGWLSSGYGRRNDPFTGKKTFHKGLDFAGKQGSDVIAVAGGVVSIAEKRGDYGYLIEIDHGGRYATRYGHNDKLYVSVGEAVHKGQVIAAIGSSGRSTGPHVHFEVWKDGKRVNPGRFVQASR
- the secA gene encoding preprotein translocase subunit SecA — translated: MVSTVFSKIFGSRNERLVKGYQKQVSRINELEQETQALSDEALNGRTAEFRERLRSGVSLDTILPEAFAVVREAGRRVLGMRHFDVQMIGGMVLNDGKIAEMRTGEGKTLVATLAVYLNALEAKGSHVVTVNDYLARRDAVWMGGLYDFLGLSIGVINSSSGGGPDSSSYLFDAAHAESAGGYRNLRPVTRREAYAADITYGTNNEFGFDYLRDNMAFNAEGRVQRGLNFAVVDEVDSILIDEARTPLIISGPSSESSELYTKVNTLIPSLERQLEEDGPGDFSVDEKAKQAYLTEEGHQHVEDLLSESGMLAEGDSLYDVTNIGLMHHLNAAIRAHALFQKDVDYIVRNAEIVIVDEFTGRTMSGRRWSDGLHQAIEAKEGVPVQQENQTLASITFQNYFRLYDKLSGMTGTADTEAFEFQQIYGLEVVVIPTNMPMIRNDMGDLIYLTMKEKYDAIIDDIKDCMSRGQPVLVGTASIEASEYLSGLMNKQKIAHQVLNAKFHEKEAHIIANAGRPGTGTIATNMAGRGTDIVLGGSLDAELAALETDGSGDEASARENWKARHRKVVEAGGLHIIGTERHESRRIDNQLRGRSGRQGDPGSSRFYLSLEDNLMRIFASDRVKGLMQKLGMQEGESIEHPWVTKAIENAQRKVEAHNFDIRKHLLEYDDVANDQRKVIYQQRAELMESEDIAENVQAILHDVVDNVISAHVPPGSLDEQWDVPGLTESLKNEFGTQFDLPAWLDEDPDLHEETLRDRIQDEIREVIKAKEQVIGSEMMRRFEKDVMLQILDHTWKEHLAAMDYLRQGIGLRGYAQKNPKQEYKREAFEMFQQMLERIKHDVVSVVTRFQVQSEQELAAMEAERQKQQMQFKHEEVASALSTDEQAAGAEEKEQPFRREGRKIGRNEPCPCGSGKKYKQCHGKLA
- a CDS encoding Nudix family hydrolase, translated to MPRRVVAGGHLRVVAAAVSDDSGRLLIARRPADTHQGGKWEFPGGKVEAGEAPLDALARELHEELGIRARTFDPLITVLHDYPDQRVRLEVWRVVSFDGVATGLEGQEVRWVRTKDLRAYEFPDANLPVLAALELPDRYLITPDPEGDTDEFLRRLERALGRGVSLVQFRATNREQVEYEALAVEVVEICRSANARLLLNASPARARALGADGVHLNARRLQQYRTRPLPRDMIVGTSCHDTAELRLAASCDADFAVLSPVRATPSHPGARSLGWETFQDLCLGARMPVYALGGVGEGDIPRARACGGQGIAAIRGLWRREDRQR